TTCCACCCGAACGTCGCCGGGGTGCAGAGAGTTAGCAAACAAGGCTATCTTCTGGTTTAATTTCTGTCCAAGCCACTCGAGTACCTCCACGTCCCCCGGCCTGGTATATTACAGTCCCCATCCTCGGCAGGTGATGATTGTAGACCCAACAAACAAACTTTGCAAGGCCCAGGAACCCGAAGATGCCGATCGACACGTCCGTTTGGTACAAAAAGCACATTGGGCCTCGGCTAAGCGCGCCAATGCAACTTATCTTGGAAGAATGGAGCGACATTCCCAGTGGCGAGCTACAGCGCCATCTTCATGCAGTAGTGAGTTGTTCTTTTCGGAGGCGTGGCACTAAGCCCAACTAAATGACCGTCTCAGCGCGATAAAGCCTGGAAATATGGTGAGTTTCCCTGCGTTGGGCAGTGGATGTTTCTCCTGCCAGGCATCGCCGCGTTTCCCCAATTTAAGCATGTGCTGGAGTGCGCGCGCCAAGGGGGCATCGTATTAGATCTCGGCTGCGGACTGGGCCAAAATCTCCGACTCCTGGCCGCTAATGGCGCTCCTCCTGAGAGAATGTGGGCGCTCGATCTTCGTCCGGAGCTGTGGCAATTAGGGTACGAGCTCTATCGAGATCATGAACGGTTGCCCGCAACATTCATTTCGGGCAACTTTCTACAGGAAGATGATTGCGAGGGTTTGCTGAAGCTGTATGCTGAGGTTGATATCATGATTGCCGGGCAGTTCCTCCATCTTTTCTCGTGGGAGGGACAAAAACAGGCGGGAAAGCGAATTGTCGCCCTGTCTAAGCCGGGGACTATCTTGATCGGTTATCAACAGTCGCGGGGACAGGCTCGGGAGTACATTCGTCCCTGGGGGATGATGTTCTATCATAACCTCGAGAGCTTTCAGCAAATGTGGCAGGAGATTTCCCGCGAGACGAACACCGAGTGGACGGTGGACGCGACAGTGGTGGACTTGGAAGAATGGGGGATGCAAGCTGAAGACACTGAATGGATGCCGCCAGACCACCAGGGGCTTAACTTTTATCTGACCCGGCTGTCTTGAAGTTCTTTCTTACAGACACATGAGCGACGTCCATTGTAGCTTCACTCGTCCGTACTATAATCCGAGCAGTCAGAGAGGCCCATAATTGATCCTACCGTTAAAACACAAGGTACTCCATTGCGCAGGAGCTTGGCAGATACAAATTTATCCGAAGTGGTCTGGTGGAGAAGGCGTAGTCTGCCGTGCAGCCATATACACACGCTTGTATTGGACAATCCCCCCACCCATCGTCTTGTGTCACAGCTAATGGAGATTGCAATCATTCGTCTGCATATTGAACCCTTCTTCAAGCGCAGGTCAGGGTCGTTTTGGTAAAGATCAGCACCTAGGGTGGATCACCTGAGAGGATAAACGAGATGCCAAAGCAAAAGATTCCGGGGGCTTTGGCCACAACGTGAAGAGATTTCCTTGGCCCCCAAACAGGTGAGGGTCCTCAAACTTCAAAGTCCCTTGGAATCGATCAGTTCTACCTAGGTTGGGTCGGGTTGGGCCGCAGTCATGGCAGCGCCCAGGGAACAGTCGGTGGATCCCCTCGTATCCACTGATTCGGAGCCTCTAGCAGGCCAATCAAACGGAATTGAACCCCTGCGGCTTAATGACTATCTTTGTCAAAGTTCGACTGGTGCAATTTAGCGTCGAGCCGTTATGTTCTGCACGAGACAGCCTTGTCCATGAGTCAATGAAAATGTCTTCAGCCGCATCCTGGTCTCAGCGAATGGATCTTTTGGCCCCTTCTCCGGCTGGAGAATCGCTCGAGCGCAATGGCGTACATAAAAATCTACCCCGGTCACTCAACCCGCAGAATTTTCTGTCCTGATCTTTCCTCATTTCACTGGAGCAAGTCTTGTTCGCCGTACGTTGAGGCTGAATAGGTTGCTGTGCACTTCCTTGTGTCCTAGATCAGACTCATTGCTAAAAGTTCTTCTCAATAAGCATCACCACGATGGTGCGTGTCCTCCagtctctccttctcctggCCGCCAGCCTCTCAGCCACCCTTGCCGCCGACGAGTCCACCACCGTCGTTCAGATTCTCAATGGCCACTACAACACCCTCGCGTTTAGCGACCTGCGAGGCAGCGTCGTCGGCGGTAATGCCCAGGCGACCACCTATGCTGTGAACTGCAAGGAGGACTCTTCTTCGTGCCCCCTCACCAAGCCGATCACCATCACTCAAGGCCCTTCCACCTTTACCATGAGCGCGGTTTACACCATGACCACCATGGGAGCCAAGGGTACTGGGACGATCGTCCAAGATTGCGATATTACCTCCTCGACGGCCACTGCTGTTTGTTCCGTTTCGGTCGGGGCTGCAGTCGAATACAAAGGCAAATCCACTTCTACTTCGTTCGCTACCACAGCCACTGCCACCGGCTCTGCTGAGGTCCTCTATGAGCCCCTGACCATCACGGCCGGTCTGGGCAATTTCAACAAGGCCGGTCCCACTGGCGCGACTGCGACTGGAGCGGCTGCGGACAATCACCCAGCTCGTGTGGGTATGGCAggggctgctgctgctgctgttgcggGCGCTCTTGTTCTGTAATTGATGCGCGTGGAGTGGCATCATTCGGTTTTATATGCTTCGATGCGATTTTGGTCGGCGGTGACGATTGTGAACGACGCTTAGTGTCTAATGATTATATTAATACCCATTTCATAATATTTGGTTTGGATCTTCCAACGCAGCCAATAGACTACATTGTACTGTAATTATCTGTCTCTCTATATCCTGCTCCAAGCAAACGTAAGGATGAGCTGTCAAGGGTTCAACATTAGCACGCCTTTTCCGAAATAAAACGCAATATTCTTACGGTCGCAAGGCCCGGTCAGATTTACCTAATGCGAAGATGGTGACAGCGAATCAGCCTTGGGGATCGGCGAGCCAAGCGAGGCTGAGATGCGATCGGCAGGGCTGTGTATCCTGTGTCAGACTCTACTTCTGTTCGCCCGTTGCTCTCCGACACCACTCTGCCCGTCCTTAATTCAAACTGCGAGATGGTAGTTGACTCAACCAAGCTCCTAGAAGACGAAGCTGTCGAGCTTTCCGAGATTGCCCCAACCCGGAAACGACATGGCACTTGGGCCTCCACCAAAAGCTGGTACTCCCGAACGGTCCTTCGCTCGGGAAAAGGTTACAATCGATTGCCAGTCAAGGCTCAGGATCCAACTCATTTTCACGGATGGAGATTCGGCGCATTAACCTCGTGCATTCTGGTTGGGATATGCTTAGGCCTCAATGTCGCGGCGACCATCTATGTTCGCGTGACGTACCCTCCAAGCAGCGATAATCTAGGACTCATACAGGAGAGCGATTGCGACCACATTCACAGCGTGGACAGCAGGCTGCACTACGCCCTCAATGTAGTGGCGACCGTGCTGGTTAGTGCCAGCAACTACAACATGCAATGTTTGACGTCTCCGACACGAGCCGAAGTAGATCAAGCCCACGCTCAGCGTAGATGGTTAGATATCGGCGTCCATTCAATTCgcaatctttctttcattgGGAGGGCTAAGTTGGCATTATGGTTGGCTCTCCTAGTGAGCACTCTCCCTTTGCACCTCCTGTGGAACTCGGCTGTAGTGATGACAACCACCTTCAATGATTACAGCGGACTCGTTGTCACTGAGAACTTTTTAGAAAGCCGCAGTGATATTGGACTAGATTGTACCAGTCGGGCAATGGAAGAATACCGAAGCTCCAACATGTCCAGCTATGTCACTTGCTGGTTGTTTGATCAGGCCCGGAACAACCGCAGCAGCCTGACGCAGATGGATCCCAGTCGTTGCATCTCTACCTATCAAGCCGGTTTAGAAGGGCGGTCGTTCAATATGCTAGCTGTTACCAAGCAGAGCGATGCATTGAACCAATCGACAACCTTTCCCCCTCCGAGAAATACGACTCTGCCAGTGCTGGCGTATTTCCATCCTCTGGACTATCCGGATCAGATTGAGCAATGGTGTAGCGGATTGTGCCAACGATGGGGGCAAGGCAATAATAGCACAAAGTTCTGCTTCGATGAGAACTGGGATGAAGCAGCGGTTCCATTTGCTTGCCAGGAGCATAAGGTTAACGGGACGGGTTGGGAGCCCAACGCGCTGTCGCAAACGAGCTCTTGGATGTGCCACCCCGACGCCATCTTATATGGTGAATGCAGCGGGTCCGCGGCGACGAGGAATGCCACGAAATGGACCATCCTACCGGAGCATTATGAGATCGATCATTGTCTTGTAACAAATGCCAGCCATACCTGCCAGCTGCTGTACAGTCCGATTATCTTATACATTGCGATTGCATGCAATACCATGAAGTTCAGTTCCATTCTTCTATGTCTTCTTGTCTCCCGCGAACCGACTCTCGCAACCATCGGCGATGCATTAGACTCTTTCTTAAGGTCCCCCGATATGGCTTCCAAGGGGCAATGCCTCCGTTCCAAAATGGACGACACGATATTCCCTGACCCAGACGACATGGGTTCTACACAGGCACAACGTTGGCAGCATGGAGAAGGTTGGTTAGGGCGGTGTTATCAGGGTACATCCGTGAGGCGCTGGGGAGCATGCATCCTCTTGTAGGTACCATAACTCAGATGGATGGTTGACCGCAGTCAAGACTAACTAGCAGGCTTCTAGGTGGCTCGCCAGCATCATCGTAGGCCTCGTTTTCCTCTTCAAGGGTATCAACCTCGTCGGGGCACAGAACGCTTTCACGATGGGGTTTGGTGCCCTTAGTTTAAATGCCATTGTCAACACATCCGGTTACCAAGGAGGCACGGCCGCGTCCATTGTCACCACATCGATCGTGGCGAACCTCCCACAGCTGCTACTCTCTGGATTGTACTTTATGTACAACGCTGTGCTCACGGGCATGGCATCCGCCTATGAGTGGAGTATGTTCGCCTACCAGCAGACCACGCTTCGAGTGACCCTTCCCTGGGGAGCCCAGAGAGAAACGTACTGGTTACAGCTTCCGTGGAGATACTCTCTGCCACTCCTCGTCTGTAGCACCATTATACACTGGCTGATCTCACAGTCAATCTTTCTGATCAATCTGAAAATCTACCAGCCGAACAACGAGCTCTTGACACGGCCCAACACTCACTTCCCTAGTGCGAGTGATAGTGGCGTGATCACGGCCTGTGGATACAGCCCACTTGCTATCATCACAGCGATCGCCGTGGCAATTCTTATGTTTGCCGTACTCACCACAGTTAGCACCTTCAAGCTGAAGCCGGACATCCCGGTGGTCGGCAGTTGCAGTGTTGCCATAAGTGCTGCGTGCCATCCCCCAGAAGAGGATTCCGATGCGGCAGGTAAGCCTCTGTCCTGGGGTGCGGTGCGACATCAGGAGGGCGATCGGCCGGGGCATTGCTGTTTGACTTCGCAGACCGTAGAGAAGCCACGATATGGCGAGTTATATGCGGGATAGATGAGTCTTGTCCCATTTCCGCACGTCCATATGAAATAATTTAACGCCTCGGTGGTAGTGGCTGGGAAATATTCACACTGTTGACTCTCTGGGGGTATCAACAGGATTGGGTACCTAGTACGTTCGAGAGCACCACTCTAGGGAAACGAGGTTCCGGacgacaaaagaaaagaatcgaCGCAAGAGAACCATGGACGACGCCGATGAAACTCCGACTGCACCCACATCAATCGCCTTCTGGGACTCTTTCTCCCAGTGGTTTTGAATTACTCAAGGGACCGGCATCATCGCCGTCATCCTTCAACTGGACTGCCAATTCAAAGGCCTGGGGTTGATTTCCGAGCTCGTCTGGGTATATAGCTCCTTGCGAAGAAGATACCCATGTAGCTGCTAAGATCAATGCCACGGTGCAGTTGGGGAAGGTCGTGATTCCGTCAGCTTTCAGTGCATGGTCTACTGCGCTCCCTTCTCATGTTTTTGGTCACCTGGAATCGTGGACCATGTATTCACCGTCCCAGGGTTAATCACGGGAGAAGACCTGGACGTTGAACATGACTGGAAATCTTATCCTCATAGATCGCGGAGTATTGGCAGGCAAGTGAAATTGAATTGTGTTTAGACTACGATAGAATGGTATAGCGCAACAAGCAGTGAGACATCGCATGAATATATGCGATTGCCTCGGGAGAGGGATAATTCCAGGGCTAGAAGCAACACTTTGATCATCACAGGCCCCCAACGCTGGCATggccaaaaggtcaaagGTCTGCCGTTGTGATTTCAGCTAGGCGTGCTGTATCAACATAATGCAACCTTTAGGGTCTATCTAGAATGCAGTTCCATCGGGGCACATCCAGGCCTTATCCCAGTTCTAGAATATTTGACGTGGATCATCCTGTCAACGCTAGCCTCCCTGGTGCAACCCAATACCATGTTTTGAACATCCATGCCCAAATTTTAGGCACGGACAGGTTCATCCTTAAACAAACAGGAGCCCTCCGTTAGCATTGATCAAGCTCCCCGTAGTCCATCTACTCCCTTCTTCGGAGAGAAACGCGACAATCTGAGCAATATCATCCACCTCTGCCACCCTCGGCGCAGCAGGGGTACTTTGAATGACCTGATCCCATtgctctttctcttcagatTGAAGGGTAGAGGCCCACAGCTCGGTATTTACCGGGCCGGGACTCACACAGTTAATGGTTGCGTTGTACTTATGTCCCAACTCTTTGGCCAAAGATCGCGTGAGACTCTCCATGGCGCCTTTACTTGCCACATATGCCAGACATCCCGGCTGCCCATCCCGAGCATAAACACTCGAAAGGTTGACAATGCGCGGCGTCTTTCCAAAATGTCGCGTCGCCTCTTTGATGAGAAATACCGGGAATCGCAGGTTCACCGCGATTTGGCGATCAAATGCCTCATATGTCATTGCCTCGACGGGGTAGTCTTCTCGAGCGCCGGCATTGTTAATGACGATGTCAATGCAGCCCCATCGCTCAGCGGCTGCATCGACGATGTTTTTCGGTGCCGACAAATCATCCGCTTTGCCTTCAACTGCGATTGCATCTACTCCGACCCTCCGAATCTGCGAAGCGACCTCTTCGGCCTGTTGACGGGAGCTGTTGTATGTCAGGAGGATATTGGCGCCACGACTGGCGAGTTCAAGGGCGATTCCTTTGCCGATGCCGCGGGACCCACCGGTCACGATGGCATTTTTGCCCCGCAGCGACTGTTGGGCGGTCATATTTTCTTTCGATTAGGTTtcggagggagaagaggttgtggacgaagatgagAGAAAATTGAACACGATGGCGGGGGCTCGACGATAAACCCGGTCAAGGAATCACTGGGCAAATTGGATATCGTGAAGAAAGATTCTCTATAAGACTTCAATCCAGCAGATCGGCATAGCATCCGGGAGACCGGGAACGCAGCCGATCAGCGGGTCTCTCGTTGACCCTGAAGACTGCGGGGAACGGCGGGGATCTCGGTCCCTGATAACGATATTTCATTTCCACGGTATGCGTTCCGGAGTCAGTTCGCTCTGGTAGACGAATGATTATATGCAAATGGTATGAGCAGTCGGGCATGGGAACCGGCGTGGGGGTTGTTGGCCTCCACATTTATTAGggaaagaatataaattctagGGAAACCCGTGCAGTCAATGCCTTTGGTACGCAGGTAAATCTTCATCTCCACTTACCGGACATTCCTTGTTCTCGTGCACACGATGAG
This window of the Aspergillus flavus chromosome 8, complete sequence genome carries:
- a CDS encoding putative GPI anchored cell wall protein (hypothetical protein AOR_1_6024), giving the protein MVRVLQSLLLLAASLSATLAADESTTVVQILNGHYNTLAFSDLRGSVVGGNAQATTYAVNCKEDSSSCPLTKPITITQGPSTFTMSAVYTMTTMGAKGTGTIVQDCDITSSTATAVCSVSVGAAVEYKGKSTSTSFATTATATGSAEVLYEPLTITAGLGNFNKAGPTGATATGAAADNHPARVGMAGAAAAAVAGALVL
- a CDS encoding putative gluconate 5-dehydrogenase (unnamed protein product); the protein is MTAQQSLRGKNAIVTGGSRGIGKGIALELASRGANILLTYNSSRQQAEEVASQIRRVGVDAIAVEGKADDLSAPKNIVDAAAERWGCIDIVINNAGAREDYPVEAMTYEAFDRQIAVNLRFPVFLIKEATRHFGKTPRIVNLSSVYARDGQPGCLAYVASKGAMESLTRSLAKELGHKYNATINCVSPGPVNTELWASTLQSEEKEQWDQVIQSTPAAPRVAEVDDIAQIVAFLSEEGSRWTTGSLINANGGLLFV